One window from the genome of bacterium encodes:
- a CDS encoding radical SAM protein, which translates to MGVLFGPVLSRRLGRSLGVDMVPYKTCSFNCVYCELGRTTCQTLQRKSFLDAGLVIEELKERLAQLAGEVDYITLAGSGEPTLNADLGDLVARIRELTATPIAVLTNSSLLPDPEVRKELHGVDLIVPSLDAVTQKVFEQVNLPLEGISAGEILESLIRLRKEFPGQIWLEILFCRGINDHQAEVEHLVKAVQAIAPDQIQLNTVVRPPAFQGIMPSPPERLAQIAALLGPRAVVVGQYCPGRGDISRSRSLRKRILEMLKRRPCTLDEIAQSAGMHTAGMQPDEVHLAELVKVLDELVQSHLLTVRVHEGQTYYQAHGE; encoded by the coding sequence ATGGGCGTACTTTTTGGACCGGTTCTCTCCCGGAGGCTCGGCAGGTCTCTGGGGGTGGACATGGTTCCGTATAAAACCTGTTCTTTCAATTGTGTCTACTGTGAGCTTGGCCGGACGACCTGTCAGACGCTCCAGAGGAAATCATTTCTGGATGCCGGCCTGGTCATCGAGGAACTGAAAGAGCGGCTGGCGCAGCTTGCCGGGGAGGTGGACTATATTACCCTGGCCGGTTCCGGCGAGCCAACGCTCAATGCCGACCTGGGGGATCTGGTGGCCAGGATCAGGGAATTGACCGCCACTCCCATAGCTGTTCTGACCAACAGTTCGCTGCTCCCTGATCCCGAAGTACGAAAGGAACTGCACGGGGTCGATCTCATTGTTCCTTCGCTGGATGCTGTCACCCAAAAGGTCTTCGAGCAGGTCAATCTTCCGCTTGAAGGAATCAGCGCTGGAGAGATACTGGAGAGTCTTATCCGTCTGCGAAAGGAGTTTCCCGGCCAGATCTGGCTGGAAATCCTGTTTTGCCGGGGAATCAACGATCATCAGGCGGAAGTCGAACACCTTGTGAAAGCGGTGCAGGCCATTGCACCGGACCAGATCCAGCTCAATACCGTAGTCCGTCCTCCGGCTTTTCAGGGGATAATGCCAAGCCCTCCGGAGCGGCTGGCGCAGATTGCCGCTCTCCTTGGCCCAAGAGCCGTAGTGGTCGGGCAGTATTGCCCTGGCCGCGGTGATATATCCCGCTCCCGCTCTCTGCGCAAGCGGATCCTTGAAATGCTGAAGCGAAGACCCTGCACCCTGGACGAAATCGCTCAATCCGCAGGGATGCATACTGCCGGGATGCAGCCCGATGAAGTGCACCTTGCTGAATTGGTCAAAGTGCTGGATGAGCTGGTTCAATCACACCTGCTCACCGTGCGGGTGCACGAGGGACAAACCTATTACCAGGCTCACGGCGAGTGA